AGTCCGACGAACAGGCCGATGGCCTGTCGATCCGCGAACTCGAGCGTATCCGCGACGAAAACCTCGTCGGTATCCTTCAGAGCCTGAAGGGAAGCCATGGCGGCAAAGGCTGGGGCGCCGGCAAGTTGCTGAAGGATTTTGAGCAGCAGCTTTGGGCGACGGGTGGCGGCGAAAAAGAGGGGCTGGACGCGACAAAACCGCTGCGCCTGATCGACACGAAGGTCAGCCCGGCATGGGTCGACTATAACGGCCATATGACCGAACATCGCTACCTGCAGGTGTTCGGCGACACGTCCGACGCGCTGCTGCGCCTGATCGGCGTCGATCTCGATTATGTCGAGCGCGGCCGCAGCTACTATACGGTGGAGACCCATATCCGCCATCTCGGCGAAGCCAAGCTCGGCCAGGCTATTCATTCGACCTGCCAGATCCTCGCATCCGACGAAAAGCGGCTGCACGTCTTCCATGTGCTGCATGATAATGCGAGCGGCGATGTGATCGCCACCGTCGAGCAGATGTTGCTGCATGTGGATGCCAAGGCAGGCAAGGCCGTCGCCGCACCGGAGGAGGTGCTAGCGAGATTAAGGCCGATCGCCGAAGCCCATGCAGCCTTGCCAGTGCCGGAGGGAGCCGGCCGTCATGTGGGACAAAAACGCTAGGAGGAAGCGATCGTGAATTTCGGACTCAGCGAAGAACAGGAGATGATCGTCAAGACGGTCAGGGACTTCGTGGAGACGGAGATCTATCCGCACGAGAACGAGGTCGAGCGCACCGGCATCGTCCCACCGGATATCGGAGACGAGATCCGGCGCAAATGCATCGAGCTCGGCTTCTATGCCTGTAATTTCCCCGAGGAAATCGGCGGCGCCGGGCTCGATCATGTCACCTTCACGCTCGTTGAACGTGAGCTCGGTCGCGGCTCGATGGGGCTGACGGTTTTCTTCGGCCGTCCTTCCGGCATCCTGATGGCCTGCGAGGGCGAACAGCGCGAGCGCTATCTCCTGCCGGCCGTGCGCGGCGAAAAGGTCGATGCGCTCGCCATTACCGAGCCGGATGCCGGCTCCGACATGCGCGGCATGAAATGCGCGGCGCGGCAGGATGGCGATGATTTCATCCTGAATGGCACGAAGCATTTCATCTCGCACGCCGATGTCGCCGATTTCGTCATTGTCTTTGCAGCAACCGGCGAAGAGGACACCCACCGGGGCGTCAAGAAGAAGATCACCGCCTTCCTGGTCGATCGCGGCACGCCGGGATTCGAGATCCTTAGGGGTTATGACTCGGTTTCCCATCGCGGCTATCACAATTCCATCCTGAGCTTTACCGACTGCCGCTTGCCGAAGTCGCAGGTGCTCGGCGAGGTGCATCGCGGCTTCGATCTTGCCAATCAGTGGCTCTACGGGACGCGTCTGACGGTGGCTGCCACCTGCGTCGGGCGGGCTCGCCGTGTCTTCGATCTCGCCCTGCCCTACGCCGCCGAGCGCAAGCAATTCGGCAAGCCGATCGGCGCCAATCAGGGCGTCTCCTTCAAGCTTGCCGACATGATCACCGAGATCGACGCCGCAGACCTCCTGACGCTGTCTGCCGCCTGGAAGCTCGACGCCGGCATCCCGGCCAATCGCGAGATCGCCTCGGCCAAGCTCTACGCCTCGGAAATGCTTGCCCGCGTCACCGACGAGGC
Above is a window of Rhizobium sp. CCGE531 DNA encoding:
- a CDS encoding acyl-CoA dehydrogenase family protein, whose protein sequence is MNFGLSEEQEMIVKTVRDFVETEIYPHENEVERTGIVPPDIGDEIRRKCIELGFYACNFPEEIGGAGLDHVTFTLVERELGRGSMGLTVFFGRPSGILMACEGEQRERYLLPAVRGEKVDALAITEPDAGSDMRGMKCAARQDGDDFILNGTKHFISHADVADFVIVFAATGEEDTHRGVKKKITAFLVDRGTPGFEILRGYDSVSHRGYHNSILSFTDCRLPKSQVLGEVHRGFDLANQWLYGTRLTVAATCVGRARRVFDLALPYAAERKQFGKPIGANQGVSFKLADMITEIDAADLLTLSAAWKLDAGIPANREIASAKLYASEMLARVTDEAIQIFGGMGLMDDLPLARFWRDARVERIWDGTSEIQRHIISRDLLRPFGA